The Engystomops pustulosus chromosome 4, aEngPut4.maternal, whole genome shotgun sequence genome contains a region encoding:
- the LOC140129052 gene encoding C-C chemokine receptor type 8-like, which translates to MDATDNSLSTATAQYDYSESSIYYVKALDKMDSIFKPTLYCIIFFCGLFGNILVLWVLIGFKKMNSLTDIYLFNMAISDLMFVFSLPFVVHQLLNQWVFGEVMCKMLSAMYFIGFFSGIFFITVLSVDRYLAIVHVVLSLKFRTMKLGLIVTFVVWTCAFLLSATNFIFHRTVTNNGFTDCTASYPEGQEDIWTLLSYFQINIFGLIIPLVILIFCYSQIIRTLYNSRSMQKKYAVKLILLLVLVFFVFWTPYNVVIFLRILHRLGVFGDSSFEEELKTAMDICETISFLHCCVNPVIYTFAGDNFQKHLFRIFNKLLRCIGIRGRGGYFANVSVDRSSFAGRSSRSFSSDVVM; encoded by the coding sequence ATGGATGCTACAGACAACAGCTTGTCCACTGCAACTGCACAGTATGATTATTCGGAGTCTTCGATCTACTATGTCAAAGCTTTGGACAAAATGGATAGTATTTTCAAACCCACACTATACTGCATTATATTTTTCTGCGGACTGTTTGGGAATATCTTGGTATTATGGGTGTTAATTGGTTTTAAAAAGATGAACTCTTTGAccgacatttatcttttcaacaTGGCTATTTCTGATTTGATGTTTGTATTTTCATTACCATTTGTGGTGCATCAACTCCTCAATCAATGGGTGTTTGGAGAAGTCATGTGTAAAATGTTATCTGCAATGTATTTCATTGGCTTTTTTAGTGGTATATTCTTTATAACAGTTCTGAGTGTGGACAGGTATCTAGCTATTGTCCATGTTGTGCTATCACTTAAGTTTAGAACTATGAAGCTGGGACTGATTGTTACATTTGTTGTATGGACTTGCGCCTTTCTATTGTCTGCAACAAATTTCATATTTCACAGGACAGTGACAAATAATGGCTTCACTGATTGTACGGCTTCTTATCCAGAGGGCCAGGAGGATATCTGGACACTCCTGTCCTACTTTCAGATCAACATCTTTGGTTTAATTATCCCTCTGGTCATTTTAATCTTTTGTTATTCGCAGATTATCAGGACTTTATACAATAGCAGGAGTATGCAGAAGAAATATGCAGTGAAGCTGATCCTTTTACTTGTCCTGGTCTTTTTTGTATTTTGGACTCCTTATAACGTAGTGATTTTTTTAAGAATATTACACAGGTTAGGTGTATTTGGTGATTCCAGTTTTGAAGAGGAGCTAAAAACTGCAATGGACATATGTGAAACAATATCTTTTTTGCATTGCTGTGTAAATCCTGTCATTTACACTTTTGCTGGGGATAATTTTCAAAAGCATCTTTTCCGCATCTTTAACAAGTTGTTAAGGTGCATTGGTATACGAGGGAGAGGGGGATATTTTGCCAATGTTAGTGTTGATCGATCATCTTTTGCAGGAAGAAGTTCACGCTCTTTTTCTTCAGATGTCGTAATGTGA